The DNA region CGGTTGTATCACGAAGGATTCCACATCTGCAATGTCTATTATGGACATTTGCGGACGGAAGGCGATTGTCTGTTCTGCCTGTCTTTTTTGAATAAATGAAGTGACCGTAGGGATCCCCTACGGTTTTTTTTCAAGGTTAAGAACCTTGTCTGAGATATAGAGTACCGGAGGATGAGTGTATCATATGACAGCAAAATCAGTAAACTTGCAAGATTCGGAGCGGATTGACGATCTGCTCTCTCATGATTTGAGAATTATTCAAAGTGATGAAGTGTTTAGTTTTTCGATGGATGCCGTATTACTGGCCCGATTTGCTTCAGTACCGAAACGTGGGCGTGTGCTTGATTTGTGTACTGGGAACGGGGTAGTCCCCATTCTGTTGACCACACGCACACAGGCAAACCTGGAAGGTATTGAAATTCAACCACGATTGGCAGATATGGCACGCCGCAGCGTACAGTTGAATGCATTGGAGGAGTCGATTACCATTCATGAGGGTGACTTACGTGAACTTGTGAAACAAACAGGGCATGCTGTATATGATGCGATAACAGTTAATCCTCCGTATATGCCTTTGAATGGCAGTGATCTCAAAATGAACACACATCAGGCCATGGCACGTCACGAAATTGGATGTACGCTGGAGGACGTGATTCAGGCCTGCAATCGACTGGTACGCAATGGGGGCAAAGTATCCATGGTTCATCGTCCACAGCGTCTCGGCGAGATCATCTCTCTGATGCGTGAGTATAAACTGGAACCGAAACGGATTCGGATGGTACATCCACGAGC from Paenibacillus sp. JNUCC-31 includes:
- a CDS encoding tRNA1(Val) (adenine(37)-N6)-methyltransferase, with protein sequence MTAKSVNLQDSERIDDLLSHDLRIIQSDEVFSFSMDAVLLARFASVPKRGRVLDLCTGNGVVPILLTTRTQANLEGIEIQPRLADMARRSVQLNALEESITIHEGDLRELVKQTGHAVYDAITVNPPYMPLNGSDLKMNTHQAMARHEIGCTLEDVIQACNRLVRNGGKVSMVHRPQRLGEIISLMREYKLEPKRIRMVHPRAHLEANMVLIEALKDGKPEVRMLPPLIVYNEEGTYCDEIMDIYYGSQRTEQQTEGGI